The Candidatus Liberimonas magnetica genome window below encodes:
- a CDS encoding LPP20 family lipoprotein, with protein sequence MLDKLKKLILLVGFLIIAATSIYAAKRPDWILGKSKDYPESKFLTGVGVGSNLDLARSSARAEIAKIFHVAISQVSSQVQKEETKIKGNNPDSVSSQKTEIQTNSSTNDVLEGVSIADTWFDKKNKQYYALAVLEKMKLSAILSSQIAELEQTIQAKLQLVNRDESPVDKIRALSMAIKANTKINELTGKKRIADAASAMPDISDTSVAQLEKMRQEEAQKVIFVVLDESIKEYKLRAVANKTITGLGFKVSTALPKTGENFKNMIIIRCKLDLKPQSRNLKGWKFYSWESTFDMFDGSLNGKLLSSVSPKGDASGLNDETAQEKALNNARTESEVSIKDMISRYFFEEQ encoded by the coding sequence ATGTTAGACAAGCTAAAAAAACTAATTCTTCTGGTCGGATTTTTGATAATAGCTGCAACATCTATATATGCCGCTAAGCGACCTGACTGGATTTTAGGCAAGAGCAAGGATTACCCTGAAAGCAAATTCTTAACAGGTGTGGGTGTAGGCTCTAATTTAGACTTGGCTCGCTCAAGCGCCAGGGCTGAGATCGCAAAGATATTCCATGTAGCGATATCTCAGGTTTCAAGCCAGGTGCAGAAAGAAGAAACAAAAATAAAAGGCAATAACCCTGATTCTGTTTCTTCTCAGAAGACTGAGATCCAGACAAATTCGTCTACAAATGATGTGCTTGAAGGCGTCTCTATAGCAGATACCTGGTTCGATAAAAAGAATAAGCAATACTATGCTTTAGCTGTTTTAGAAAAGATGAAATTGTCGGCTATTTTATCAAGTCAAATAGCAGAACTTGAGCAAACGATACAGGCTAAGCTCCAGCTGGTAAATAGAGATGAATCTCCTGTTGATAAAATACGGGCTTTATCTATGGCAATAAAGGCTAATACAAAGATAAACGAACTAACCGGCAAAAAAAGAATAGCGGATGCCGCATCTGCAATGCCGGACATCAGCGATACTTCTGTTGCACAGCTTGAGAAAATGAGGCAGGAAGAAGCGCAAAAAGTGATTTTCGTGGTTTTAGATGAAAGCATTAAAGAGTATAAGTTAAGGGCTGTGGCCAACAAAACTATTACTGGTCTTGGTTTTAAGGTAAGCACTGCCTTGCCCAAAACCGGTGAAAATTTTAAAAATATGATTATCATAAGGTGTAAATTGGATTTAAAACCTCAATCTAGAAACCTCAAAGGCTGGAAATTTTACAGCTGGGAATCGACATTTGATATGTTCGACGGTTCTTTAAATGGCAAATTACTTTCGTCCGTTTCGCCAAAAGGCGATGCTTCAGGCCTAAACGATGAGACCGCACAAGAAAAAGCCCTTAATAACGCCAGGACCGAATCAGAGGTTTCTATTAAAGACATGATAAGCAGGTATTTTTTTGAAGAACAATAA
- a CDS encoding LPP20 family lipoprotein, producing the protein MRKVLYVFLAVCFGFLIGCAGVAKKPDWILKGSGAFPKDKKVLYGVGIAEGIKSEALRRTTSDNRAIAEISKQLSTMSTSLMRDYMSSASVPEQEKTSGEQYVESTIKTFTSNTLSGVKIMDRWENGKTMYSLAALNLEDLKTMTDQIKELSQQVKDYIKANAEKAFDKLELEQEKRGK; encoded by the coding sequence ATGAGAAAGGTTTTGTACGTGTTTCTGGCAGTATGCTTTGGTTTCTTGATCGGGTGTGCAGGTGTTGCCAAAAAGCCCGATTGGATACTCAAAGGAAGTGGTGCATTTCCAAAAGACAAAAAAGTGTTGTACGGGGTCGGTATCGCTGAAGGCATTAAATCTGAGGCACTGCGAAGAACTACTTCAGATAACAGGGCTATTGCGGAAATTTCAAAACAGCTTTCAACCATGTCTACTTCTTTGATGCGCGATTATATGAGCTCTGCCAGCGTGCCGGAGCAGGAAAAAACGAGCGGGGAGCAGTATGTGGAAAGCACTATAAAGACTTTTACTTCAAATACGTTATCCGGCGTAAAAATAATGGACCGCTGGGAAAATGGGAAAACCATGTACAGCCTTGCTGCTTTGAACCTTGAAGACCTTAAAACTATGACCGACCAGATAAAAGAGCTAAGCCAGCAGGTAAAAGACTACATTAAGGCAAATGCAGAAAAAGCATTTGATAAACTCGAATTGGAGCAGGAGAAAAGGGGGAAATAA
- a CDS encoding penicillin-binding protein activator LpoB: MYRFFAVLVFGAVLVGMSGCSSMPKVSRTDASEQIDVSGEWNDTDSQLVSAEMIGDVLARPWIGEFSAKKNEKPRVIVGAVLNKSHEHINTETFVADLEREVTNSGKVKFVASKEQRNEIRDERMDQAQNASMKTAKNMGQEYGADFMLKGQINTIMDEAGKVSLKYYQVELELIDMETNEKVWIGQKKIKKVVKRAKSKF; encoded by the coding sequence ATGTACAGGTTTTTTGCAGTGTTGGTGTTTGGTGCGGTATTAGTGGGAATGTCTGGATGCTCAAGCATGCCAAAGGTTTCAAGGACGGATGCTTCGGAACAGATTGATGTCAGCGGCGAGTGGAATGATACCGATTCCCAGCTGGTTTCGGCTGAAATGATAGGTGATGTGCTGGCGAGGCCCTGGATAGGAGAGTTTAGTGCTAAGAAAAACGAGAAGCCGCGCGTAATAGTCGGCGCAGTCTTAAATAAAAGCCATGAACACATAAATACTGAAACGTTCGTTGCTGACCTTGAAAGGGAAGTGACTAACTCGGGAAAAGTTAAATTCGTAGCATCGAAGGAACAGCGGAATGAAATAAGGGATGAAAGGATGGACCAGGCGCAGAATGCAAGCATGAAGACCGCCAAAAACATGGGGCAGGAATACGGCGCAGATTTTATGCTGAAAGGGCAGATAAATACCATAATGGACGAAGCCGGAAAGGTCTCTCTTAAATACTATCAGGTTGAATTGGAATTGATAGATATGGAAACAAATGAGAAAGTCTGGATAGGGCAAAAGAAGATAAAAAAGGTTGTGAAAAGAGCTAAATCGAAGTTCTAA
- a CDS encoding GAF domain-containing protein, translating to MSLTIEKFKYLLEANQKLSSTLDLPGLLRHIMKLATDMVEAETSSILLYDRKNDELVFDLALTEKESRLKEVRLKIGEGIAGWVAKEKKSKIANNLPGESHWTAKTDDKIDFKTRSILAVPLLYKEVLLGVVEAINKKNGEFIPEDAAVLEAFAAQAAVSIENAKLFANLTEEKEKIEAMFSQMSDGAIFFAVNGQKLLVNQKADNLIGLENTGKRYILDIFADFTVTPSISEILKSDQKSTSAEFLRSIGKPLYLSGTFNKIMDHNGNMNGILLVFNDVTVERKETMLKRDFISLVSHKLRTPLVAIIGYCPLLLQDKNLNDFHKKAVSSIQRQGNHLARLVDKLINFTLIENDSLNLLKMVYSFKLVAEKAVSNLKEYIEQESADVTINEDVGLMPDLKMDADKIEAVIRNLTENAIKFNGKADKKVEVKAYENAGFFGLAIKDNGPGIPSEERTKIFDKFYQIEENFTGQVEGAGLGLNFVKKIIEAHGGKVGVDSQIGNGSTFYFLLPKE from the coding sequence TTGAGCTTAACTATTGAAAAATTCAAATACCTTTTGGAGGCGAACCAGAAACTTTCTTCGACGCTTGATCTGCCTGGTTTATTAAGGCATATAATGAAACTGGCTACGGATATGGTTGAAGCAGAGACTTCCTCGATACTCCTTTACGACAGGAAGAACGATGAACTGGTGTTCGACCTGGCTTTAACCGAGAAAGAATCCAGATTAAAAGAGGTCCGCTTAAAAATAGGAGAGGGGATAGCTGGCTGGGTAGCAAAAGAAAAAAAATCAAAGATAGCCAACAACCTGCCGGGTGAATCCCATTGGACAGCTAAAACAGATGATAAAATAGATTTTAAGACAAGGTCCATCCTGGCGGTCCCGTTACTATATAAAGAAGTCCTTCTTGGAGTAGTAGAAGCTATAAATAAAAAGAACGGAGAGTTTATTCCGGAAGACGCAGCGGTCCTTGAAGCTTTTGCTGCCCAGGCAGCTGTTTCAATAGAAAATGCAAAATTGTTCGCTAATTTGACCGAAGAAAAAGAAAAGATAGAGGCGATGTTCTCGCAGATGTCGGATGGTGCGATTTTTTTTGCTGTAAACGGCCAGAAATTGTTAGTGAACCAGAAGGCGGATAACCTTATAGGCCTGGAAAATACAGGAAAGCGTTATATTCTTGATATTTTTGCAGATTTTACCGTAACGCCCTCGATCAGCGAAATATTAAAATCGGATCAAAAATCAACTTCGGCTGAATTTTTACGTTCGATAGGGAAGCCTCTTTATTTGTCCGGCACTTTCAATAAAATAATGGATCATAACGGAAATATGAACGGTATTCTGCTTGTTTTTAATGATGTAACGGTCGAAAGAAAAGAGACGATGTTGAAAAGGGATTTCATATCTCTGGTAAGCCATAAGTTAAGGACCCCGCTTGTCGCAATCATAGGCTATTGCCCGCTGCTCTTACAGGATAAAAATCTGAATGATTTCCACAAAAAGGCGGTATCAAGCATACAGAGGCAGGGGAATCATCTTGCAAGACTTGTTGATAAACTCATTAACTTCACCTTGATTGAAAACGATAGCTTAAATCTTTTAAAAATGGTTTACAGCTTCAAATTGGTGGCAGAAAAAGCGGTTTCCAATCTTAAAGAATATATCGAACAAGAGTCGGCTGACGTTACGATAAATGAGGATGTCGGCCTGATGCCGGACTTAAAAATGGATGCAGATAAAATTGAGGCAGTAATAAGGAATTTGACAGAGAATGCCATAAAATTCAATGGCAAGGCCGATAAAAAAGTTGAAGTTAAGGCTTATGAAAACGCCGGTTTTTTCGGCCTTGCAATAAAGGATAACGGCCCTGGAATACCTTCTGAAGAAAGGACGAAGATATTTGATAAATTTTACCAGATAGAAGAAAATTTTACCGGGCAGGTGGAGGGTGCGGGTCTCGGGCTTAATTTTGTGAAAAAGATTATAGAAGCTCATGGTGGAAAAGTAGGAGTTGACAGCCAGATAGGGAACGGCTCAACGTTTTACTTTTTATTGCCGAAAGAATGA